Part of the Paenibacillus sp. YPG26 genome, CGTCAGACTTAAGCTATAATAGATACTTGCAGATATGCAACTTAGGGCGGCGGTTACTTGGGAACCGCCGCTTGCATTAGGTAGGGCGGCGACAACAAAAGGAGGAGAAGCCGTTGCTTTGGCTTGCTATAGGAACTGCAGCGGTGGCTCCAGGGGTCGCGCTGCTTACCTATTTTTATTTGAAGGATAAATACGATTCTGAGCCTCTTCATATGGTAATCAAGATATTTCTGCTCGGATTCCTGATCGTACTGCCGATCATGATTCTTCAGCGGGGAATGACCTATTGGCTTGGGAGTCATTCATTGGTTGAATCTTTTCTTGTCTCTGCAGGGATTGAGGAGCTCATCAAATGGTTCGTGCTGTATCATATGATCTACAACCATATGGAGTTTGATGAACCTTATGATGGAATTGTGTATGCAACGGCGGTATCGCTTGGTTTTGCTACGGTGGAGAATGTGATATTTGCTCTTGCCCATCAGGCATCTGTAGATGTGCTTCTTGTCCGTGCTCTTCTTCCGGTATCGGGACATGCCATGTTCGGCGTTATTATGGGTTATTATTTAGGCCGGTCCAAGTTCTCTGTCGGGCATAAGAGACACAAATTCCTGCTCTTTTCCCTGCTGATGCCTGTATTCTGGCATGGGGTATATGATTGGATCCTTAATTACACTACGCAATACTGGATTTGGTATATTATTCCTTTGATGGCGTTTCTCTGGTTCGGTGGAATCGGCAAGATGTACCGTGCCAATGACAGATCACCGTTCCGGCTTACGGAAGCTGGAGGCAGCGATTAATTCTGGTTATAATTGGGCACCCTATCTTAAGGCGATGAATCATCCCACTTAAGAAAGGGTGCTTTTTATTATGCGGATAAAAGTGAAAATAATATGTAAAAATTGCGGAGAACGGTTTGTTTTGCGGGGGAAGAAGGAAAGCGGGCGTATTGAGACGGGGTTCAAGATGTGCGTCTGTGATAATATGCATCATTTTGAAATTCAGGAAGAGACGCTCTGAATCTGAGGGATTCCAAGTTCATGCATAAAGCTTCTTTCTTCTTGTCAAACTAATGGCAGTTACTTGAAGAAAGGAGCTCGTGAATTTGTATGTACAAGAGATTAAGTGCTGTTCTATTCCCCCTAAGTGCAATCTTGCTAATCGGGGCTCTCATCTGGGGTTATCAAGAGAACCAGGAGAAGAACTCGATTCTGATTAAAGCAGAGAACCAGTATCAGCGGGCCTTTCATGATCTGTCCTATCATGTAGACCGCCTGCACGGGGAGATCGGGAATACGCTAGCCGTTCATTCAGCGTCCACACCAATGCACCGCAAAGGTCTAATGAATCTGTGGCGGATCACCAGTGAAGCGCAAAATGAGATCAATCAGCTCCCGCTTACCCTTTTACACTTCAATAAGACGGAAGAGTTCCTGTCCAAGATAGCCAAGTTCTCTTACCAGACCGCCAACCGCGATCTGACAAAGCAGCCTTTGACTGACAAAGAGCTCAAGAATCTGAAGGAGCTGTACAAGACTTCTAACGAGATTTCATCCGAAATCCAGAAGGTTCAAGGGAAGGTTATTAATCATCACTTGAGATGGATGGATGTGGAGACAGCTCTCGCAAGTGAACATAAGGCCCAGGATAATACCATTATTGACGGCTTCAAAACAGTTGACAAGAAGGTCAGTGAGTATCCAGAGCTCGACTGGGGGCCTTCCGTGCTCAGTATTTACAATAAGCGTTCAGTCAAGAAGCTGAGCGGCGCCCCTACTACCGTAGAACAGATTAAAGAGAAGGCAGTTGATTTCGCCGGATACACGGACGCGTCTCAAGTCGAAGTAACCGAGAATGGAAAAGGGACGGAATGGTCCTCATTCACCGCCGTTCTGCCCGGGAAGTCCAAAGGCGACCGGATGACGATCGATTTCACCAAGAATGGTGGACACGTAATTGCTTATAACTATACCCGGCAGGTCAATAACCGTTCCATTTCGGATGATGAAGCCCACCGGAGTGCAGCCCAGTTCCTGAAGGACAAAGGTTATAAGGACATGCAGGCTATCGTCTACGATCCCTCGGATAACATCGCGAACCTGACGTACGTAACTAAGCATGACGACATCTACTTATATCCGGAGAAAGTAACCGTGCGCGTTGCGCTGGATAACGGACAAGTAATCGGACTGCAGGCTAGTGACTATGTATATGAACGTGATAATAAGCCTGAAGTAATGCAGCCAAAGCTTTCGTTAGCCGATGCCCGCAAGTTTTTGAATTCGGATCTTAAAGTGACCTATCACCGCAAAGCTCTCATTGAGAACGAGCAGTCAGAGCGGGTGGTGACTTATGAGTTTGGCGGCCGGATAAACGGTTCTCAGTACCGTATTTTCATCAATGGGAACACGGGTGCCGAGGAAGCTGTAGAGGAAATACGCTCTGGACGCCAAGCCGCTTCTCTAAAATAAGTGAGCACAAGCATTCTTCCCCGTTATGGAAGAATGCTTTTTTTGTGAAGTTAGTCTTCACGCTTACTGCCGCCATGCTATAATGTCAGATGGACATAAATTCATGCGGGCAGGTGGACAGGTTGCTTCCCAAAATCAATGATCTTGTATATATACAGATTGCTTCAGAAGTTGAGAAGGAAGAGAAAATCGAATACAAATCACGTATCTCCGAAATAGAAGAAGATTCCTATTTGATTGAGGTGCCGATTCCTGTTGATGGCGGCGGGATGAAGAAGCTGTACATGGGCGATGAGCTGTCGGGCTATTTTCTGGCGGACGAGGGTGTCAAAAATTATTTCAGCACCTACGTGCTTGGCTTTGTCAGTGATAATATCAAGCTGGTACGAATTCGTAAGCCAGACCCGGATTCCATTACAAGGATACAGCGCCGGAATTTCCTCCGGGTTACCGCTGATCTGGAGGTGGCGGTCAAGACACCGGGGAATATAAGGTTCGTGGCCCGTACCGAAGATATCGGCGGCGGGGGGTTCTCGTTCTATTGTGAGACTAACTACAGCCTGGTTGAAGGGGATATCCTTCACTGCTGGATCCTTCTTCCTTATAAGAATGGTTCAATCGAACACGTTCCTATTGAAGCCGAGATTGTTCGTATGAAGAAGCTTGAGACCGGAAGAAGTCTGGTCATGATGAAGTTCGAGAGCATCTCCGATATGGAGCGTCAGAAGCTGATCAAATACTGTTTTGAACGGCAGTTTGATTTCCGTAACCGATAATGCTTAATATGGATGAATTTCCTCTTGTCTGGGCACGGTAAACGTAAATCCAGCGGAGGAGAACGTGTTCATGGCGCAGGAGGACAGTAAGTATAGTTCGTTAGAACAAGAATATGAGTCTTTGTTCCTGAGGTTTAGCAACCAGGTTCACAAAATCATGATTATGCTGCTGATAGCATTGGTGGTTGGGGTTATCCTGTTTCAGGGTCTGCTGAGAATTCCTTCGTTCAGAACAGTGCTTTCTTCTGCTGAACGTTATGAGGGTAAGCCATTACCACCTCTGCAGAAGCTAATTGAAAAATTTACCGGTAAATGAACGCTTTTGCATCACCCTATGTTGTGTGGTATAATTTTCACGTCGCAGGCAATGCCTGCTTTTTTATTGAGGCCATTGTTTGAGGAGGAATACCCCGTTGGCAAGTCATCAGTCACACGAGAGCGGGAAGATCAACATCGCAATAGACGGACCTGCTGGGGCCGGCAAAAGCACAATCGCCCGAATGGTGGCAGGAGCTCTTGCTTATGTCTATGTAGACACAGGGGCGATGTACCGGGCAGTTACGTGGTACATGCTTCTCAAAGGAATTGAACCGGAAGAAGAGCAAAAGGTGCTTCAAACGGCTCGAAACATGGTTATTGAATTGATACCGGGAGTAGATGGCCAGAAAGTGCTGGTTAACGGTGAGGACGTCAGCGACCAGATCCGTTCACTCGCGGTGAACGCCAAGGTGTCCCGATATGCGCAAATCGAGGGGCTGCGCAACCTGCTGGTTTCATTGCAGCGGCAAATGGCTTTGCGCAAAGGCGTCGTCATGGACGGTCGCGATATCGGCAC contains:
- the prsW gene encoding glutamic-type intramembrane protease PrsW; translation: MLWLAIGTAAVAPGVALLTYFYLKDKYDSEPLHMVIKIFLLGFLIVLPIMILQRGMTYWLGSHSLVESFLVSAGIEELIKWFVLYHMIYNHMEFDEPYDGIVYATAVSLGFATVENVIFALAHQASVDVLLVRALLPVSGHAMFGVIMGYYLGRSKFSVGHKRHKFLLFSLLMPVFWHGVYDWILNYTTQYWIWYIIPLMAFLWFGGIGKMYRANDRSPFRLTEAGGSD
- a CDS encoding flagellar brake domain-containing protein, translated to MLPKINDLVYIQIASEVEKEEKIEYKSRISEIEEDSYLIEVPIPVDGGGMKKLYMGDELSGYFLADEGVKNYFSTYVLGFVSDNIKLVRIRKPDPDSITRIQRRNFLRVTADLEVAVKTPGNIRFVARTEDIGGGGFSFYCETNYSLVEGDILHCWILLPYKNGSIEHVPIEAEIVRMKKLETGRSLVMMKFESISDMERQKLIKYCFERQFDFRNR
- the ypeB gene encoding germination protein YpeB, with product MYKRLSAVLFPLSAILLIGALIWGYQENQEKNSILIKAENQYQRAFHDLSYHVDRLHGEIGNTLAVHSASTPMHRKGLMNLWRITSEAQNEINQLPLTLLHFNKTEEFLSKIAKFSYQTANRDLTKQPLTDKELKNLKELYKTSNEISSEIQKVQGKVINHHLRWMDVETALASEHKAQDNTIIDGFKTVDKKVSEYPELDWGPSVLSIYNKRSVKKLSGAPTTVEQIKEKAVDFAGYTDASQVEVTENGKGTEWSSFTAVLPGKSKGDRMTIDFTKNGGHVIAYNYTRQVNNRSISDDEAHRSAAQFLKDKGYKDMQAIVYDPSDNIANLTYVTKHDDIYLYPEKVTVRVALDNGQVIGLQASDYVYERDNKPEVMQPKLSLADARKFLNSDLKVTYHRKALIENEQSERVVTYEFGGRINGSQYRIFINGNTGAEEAVEEIRSGRQAASLK
- the cmk gene encoding (d)CMP kinase; translation: MASHQSHESGKINIAIDGPAGAGKSTIARMVAGALAYVYVDTGAMYRAVTWYMLLKGIEPEEEQKVLQTARNMVIELIPGVDGQKVLVNGEDVSDQIRSLAVNAKVSRYAQIEGLRNLLVSLQRQMALRKGVVMDGRDIGTTVLPDAEVKIFMTASVQERARRRYNEIKDTVAITLEQLERDIAERDRLDEEREISPLRRAEDAEFLDTTNMSLSEVSETIISLCRTYGKDRGQI